One segment of Xanthomonas oryzae pv. oryzae DNA contains the following:
- the rpsJ gene encoding 30S ribosomal protein S10, whose amino-acid sequence MSEKQKIRIRLKAFDHRLIDRWASEIVETAKRTGAQVRGPIPLPTKIERYTILVSPHADKDARDQYETRTHKRVLDIVDPNDKTVDALMKLELAAGVDVQIKLT is encoded by the coding sequence ATGTCGGAAAAGCAAAAGATCCGGATTCGGCTGAAGGCGTTCGATCATCGTTTGATCGACCGTTGGGCCAGCGAGATCGTCGAAACGGCTAAGCGGACCGGCGCGCAAGTGCGTGGCCCGATCCCGTTGCCGACCAAGATTGAGCGCTACACCATTCTCGTATCACCGCATGCCGACAAGGATGCGCGTGACCAATACGAAACCCGCACGCATAAGCGTGTGCTCGATATCGTCGACCCGAACGACAAGACCGTGGACGCGCTGATGAAGCTCGAACTCGCGGCTGGCGTCGACGTCCAGATCAAGCTGACCTGA
- the rpsG gene encoding 30S ribosomal protein S7, which yields MSRKGSTPQRTVLPDPKHGSETIARFINMVMQSGKKSVAEKIVYGAMDVIGEKNPNAIELVQKALDNVAPAVEVKSRRVGGATYQVPVEVRSSRRMALAMRWLIDSARKRGENTMPRKLAAELLDAAESRGGAIKKREETHRMAEANKAFAHYRW from the coding sequence ATGTCCCGTAAAGGTTCTACTCCGCAGCGCACAGTCCTGCCTGATCCAAAGCATGGCAGCGAAACCATTGCCCGCTTCATCAACATGGTGATGCAAAGTGGCAAGAAGTCGGTTGCTGAGAAAATTGTCTATGGCGCAATGGACGTCATTGGCGAAAAGAATCCGAATGCCATCGAGCTGGTGCAAAAAGCACTGGACAACGTGGCCCCGGCTGTCGAAGTCAAATCGCGTCGCGTCGGTGGTGCTACCTATCAGGTGCCCGTCGAAGTGCGCTCCTCCCGTCGCATGGCGCTGGCAATGCGCTGGTTGATCGATTCCGCGCGCAAGCGTGGCGAGAACACCATGCCGCGTAAGCTGGCTGCAGAACTGTTGGACGCCGCGGAAAGCCGCGGCGGCGCGATCAAGAAGCGCGAAGAGACGCACCGTATGGCGGAGGCGAACAAGGCGTTCGCACATTACCGCTGGTGA
- the fusA gene encoding elongation factor G → MARTTPIERYRNFGIMAHIDAGKTTTSERILFYTGVSHKIGEVHDGAAVMDWMEQEQERGITITSAATTAFWSGMDKSMPQHRFNIIDTPGHVDFTIEVERSLRVLDGAVFVLCAVGGVQPQSETVWRQANKYSVPRMAFVNKMDRTGANFDKVVEQLKARLGAYAVPMQVPIGAEDGFEGVVDLLKMKAIHWDTASQGTTFEYSDIPAELVDVATDARSFMVEAAAEASEDLMDKYLNEGDLSEEEILKGLRERTLKVEIVPVFCGSAFKNKGVQAMLDGVVHLLPSPADRPPVQGIDEDEKEDTRAATDTAPFSALAFKIMTDPFVGSLTFFRVYSGTLNSGDQVYNPVKSKKERVGRILQMHSNNREEIKEVRAGDIAAAVGLKDVTTGDTLCAQDKIITLERMVFPEPVISMAVEPKTKSDQEKMGMALGRLAQEDPSFRVKTDEESGQTIISGMGELHLDIIVDRMRREFNVEANVGKPQVAYRETIRKSDVKSDYKHAKQSGGKGQYGHVVIELSPMTEEDRKSDNVKDDFLFINDITGGIIPKEFIPSVEKGLRETITSGPIAGFPVVGVKVKLVFGSYHDVDSSEMAFKLAASMAFKQGFAKASPVLLEPIMKVEIVSPEDYLGDVMGDVSRRRGVLQGQDDSPSGKIINAMIPLGEMFGYATSLRSMSQGRATFSMEFDHYEEAPANIADAVTKKG, encoded by the coding sequence GTGGCCCGCACCACCCCTATCGAGCGTTACCGCAACTTTGGCATCATGGCCCACATCGATGCCGGCAAAACCACCACTTCCGAACGCATCCTGTTCTACACCGGTGTGAGTCACAAGATCGGCGAAGTCCATGACGGCGCTGCAGTGATGGACTGGATGGAGCAGGAGCAGGAGCGTGGTATCACCATCACCTCCGCTGCGACCACTGCGTTCTGGTCGGGTATGGACAAGTCCATGCCGCAGCACCGCTTCAACATCATCGACACCCCCGGGCACGTCGACTTCACCATCGAAGTGGAGCGCTCCTTGCGCGTCCTCGACGGTGCGGTGTTCGTGTTGTGCGCCGTCGGCGGCGTGCAGCCGCAGTCCGAGACCGTGTGGCGTCAGGCCAACAAGTATTCCGTGCCACGCATGGCCTTCGTCAACAAGATGGACCGTACCGGTGCCAACTTCGACAAGGTCGTCGAGCAGCTGAAGGCCCGTCTGGGTGCGTACGCCGTGCCGATGCAGGTGCCGATCGGCGCCGAAGACGGCTTCGAAGGCGTGGTCGACCTGCTGAAGATGAAGGCGATCCATTGGGACACCGCATCGCAGGGCACCACCTTCGAATATAGCGATATTCCGGCCGAGCTGGTCGATGTCGCGACCGATGCACGTTCGTTCATGGTCGAAGCGGCTGCCGAAGCGAGCGAAGACCTGATGGACAAGTACCTCAACGAAGGCGACCTGAGCGAGGAAGAGATCCTGAAGGGTCTGCGCGAGCGCACCTTGAAGGTGGAGATCGTGCCGGTGTTCTGTGGCTCGGCGTTCAAGAACAAGGGCGTGCAGGCCATGCTCGACGGCGTCGTGCACCTGTTGCCGTCGCCGGCCGACCGTCCGCCGGTCCAGGGTATCGACGAAGACGAGAAGGAAGACACGCGCGCTGCGACCGATACCGCGCCGTTCTCGGCGTTGGCGTTCAAGATCATGACCGACCCGTTCGTAGGCTCGCTGACGTTCTTCCGTGTCTATTCGGGCACGCTGAACTCTGGCGACCAGGTCTACAACCCGGTCAAGTCGAAGAAAGAGCGCGTGGGCCGCATCCTGCAGATGCACTCCAACAATCGTGAAGAAATCAAGGAAGTGCGCGCTGGTGACATCGCCGCTGCCGTGGGTCTGAAGGATGTCACCACCGGCGACACGCTGTGTGCGCAGGACAAGATCATCACCCTGGAGCGCATGGTGTTTCCGGAGCCGGTGATCTCGATGGCGGTGGAGCCGAAGACCAAGTCGGACCAGGAAAAGATGGGCATGGCCCTCGGCCGTCTGGCGCAGGAAGATCCCTCCTTCCGCGTCAAGACCGACGAAGAATCCGGCCAGACCATCATCTCGGGCATGGGCGAGTTGCACCTGGACATCATCGTCGACCGCATGCGTCGCGAGTTCAATGTCGAGGCCAACGTCGGCAAGCCGCAGGTGGCTTACCGCGAAACGATCCGCAAGTCCGACGTCAAGTCCGACTACAAGCACGCCAAGCAGTCCGGCGGTAAGGGTCAGTACGGTCACGTCGTGATCGAGCTGTCGCCGATGACCGAGGAAGATCGCAAGAGCGACAACGTCAAGGACGATTTCCTCTTTATCAACGACATCACCGGCGGCATCATCCCGAAGGAATTTATCCCCTCGGTTGAAAAGGGTCTGCGCGAGACGATCACCAGTGGTCCGATCGCCGGCTTCCCGGTCGTGGGCGTGAAGGTCAAGCTGGTGTTCGGCTCGTACCATGACGTCGACTCCTCGGAAATGGCGTTCAAGCTGGCAGCATCGATGGCGTTCAAGCAGGGCTTTGCGAAAGCCAGTCCGGTGTTGCTGGAGCCAATCATGAAGGTCGAAATCGTCAGCCCGGAGGATTACCTGGGCGACGTGATGGGCGACGTGAGCCGCCGTCGTGGCGTGTTGCAGGGTCAGGACGACAGCCCGTCGGGCAAGATCATCAACGCGATGATTCCGCTGGGTGAGATGTTCGGTTACGCGACTTCGCTGCGCTCGATGAGTCAGGGGCGTGCGACCTTCTCGATGGAATTCGACCACTACGAAGAGGCACCGGCCAACATCGCCGACGCCGTCACCAAGAAGGGCTGA
- the rpsL gene encoding 30S ribosomal protein S12, with the protein MTTINQLVRKPRQATTYKSASPALDKCPQRRGVCTRVYTTTPKKPNSALRKVAKVRLTNQEEVISYIGGEGHNLQEHSVVLIRGGRVKDLPGVRYHTVRGSLDAAGVAKRRQGRSKYGAKRPKS; encoded by the coding sequence ATGACGACGATCAATCAGCTGGTCCGCAAGCCTCGGCAAGCGACCACCTACAAGAGTGCCTCCCCGGCACTGGACAAGTGTCCGCAGCGCCGCGGCGTCTGCACACGCGTCTACACCACCACACCGAAGAAGCCGAACTCGGCCTTGCGTAAAGTCGCCAAGGTGCGTCTGACGAATCAGGAAGAGGTCATCAGCTACATAGGTGGTGAAGGCCACAACCTGCAGGAGCACTCCGTGGTCCTGATTCGCGGTGGCCGCGTCAAGGATCTTCCCGGTGTGCGTTATCACACCGTCCGTGGTTCGCTGGACGCCGCCGGCGTCGCAAAGCGTCGTCAAGGTCGTTCCAAGTACGGCGCCAAGCGCCCGAAGAGCTAA
- the tuf gene encoding elongation factor Tu, with protein MAKAKFERTKPHVNVGTIGHVDHGKTTLTAALTKIGAERFGGEFKAYDAIDAAPEEKARGITISTAHVEYESPSRHYAHVDCPGHADYVKNMITGAAQMDGAILVCSAADGPMPQTREHILLSRQVGVPHIVVFLNKADMVDDAELLELVEMEVRELLSKYDFPGDDTPIIHGSARLALDGDQSEIGVPAILKLVDALDTFIPEPTRDVDRPFLMPVEDVFSISGRGTVVTGRIERGIIKVGDEIEIVGIRATQKTTVTGVEMFRKLLDQGQAGDNAGLLLRGTKRDDVERGQVLCKPGSIKPHTEFEAEVYVLSKDEGGRHTPFFKGYRPQLYFRTTDITGAIDLPEGVEMVMPGDNVKMTVTLINPVAMDEGLRFAIREGGRTVGAGVVSKIIK; from the coding sequence ATGGCAAAAGCTAAATTCGAGCGCACCAAGCCGCACGTGAACGTCGGCACCATCGGTCACGTTGACCATGGCAAGACCACGTTGACCGCTGCGCTGACCAAGATCGGTGCAGAGCGTTTCGGTGGTGAGTTCAAGGCGTACGACGCGATCGACGCGGCGCCGGAAGAGAAGGCGCGCGGCATCACGATTTCGACCGCGCACGTCGAATACGAATCCCCGTCGCGCCACTACGCACACGTGGATTGCCCCGGTCACGCCGACTATGTCAAGAACATGATCACCGGTGCAGCGCAGATGGACGGCGCGATTCTGGTGTGTTCGGCCGCGGACGGCCCAATGCCGCAGACCCGTGAGCACATCCTGCTCTCGCGTCAGGTCGGTGTGCCGCACATCGTCGTGTTCCTGAACAAGGCCGACATGGTCGACGACGCCGAATTGCTCGAGCTAGTCGAAATGGAAGTGCGCGAGTTGCTCAGCAAGTACGACTTCCCGGGCGACGACACCCCAATCATCCACGGTTCGGCGCGTCTGGCGCTGGATGGCGATCAGAGCGAGATCGGCGTGCCGGCGATCCTGAAGCTGGTCGACGCGCTCGACACCTTCATCCCGGAGCCGACCCGCGACGTCGATCGTCCGTTCCTGATGCCGGTGGAAGACGTATTCTCGATCTCGGGCCGCGGCACCGTGGTGACTGGTCGTATCGAGCGCGGCATCATCAAGGTGGGCGACGAAATCGAAATCGTCGGTATCCGTGCGACGCAGAAGACCACGGTGACGGGCGTGGAAATGTTCCGCAAGCTGCTTGACCAGGGTCAGGCGGGCGACAACGCGGGTCTGCTGCTGCGCGGCACCAAGCGCGACGACGTCGAGCGTGGCCAGGTGCTGTGCAAGCCGGGTTCGATCAAGCCGCACACCGAGTTCGAAGCCGAAGTCTACGTGCTGTCGAAGGATGAAGGTGGCCGTCATACCCCGTTCTTCAAGGGCTACCGTCCGCAGTTGTACTTTCGCACCACCGACATCACGGGCGCGATTGATTTGCCTGAAGGGGTGGAGATGGTGATGCCTGGCGACAACGTCAAGATGACGGTGACGTTGATCAACCCGGTGGCGATGGACGAAGGCCTGCGTTTCGCGATCCGCGAAGGCGGCCGTACCGTCGGTGCCGGCGTGGTGTCCAAGATCATCAAGTAA
- the rpsS gene encoding 30S ribosomal protein S19: MARSLKKGPFVDHHLAKKVESAAGSKKPIKTWSRRSMILPEMVGITIAVHNGKNHIPVLVNENMVGHKLGEFAVTRTFKGHGGDKKSSR; the protein is encoded by the coding sequence ATGGCACGTTCACTCAAGAAGGGCCCGTTCGTCGATCACCATCTTGCAAAGAAGGTGGAGTCCGCTGCGGGTAGCAAGAAGCCGATCAAGACCTGGTCGCGCCGTTCGATGATCCTGCCTGAAATGGTAGGCATCACCATCGCCGTGCATAACGGCAAGAACCACATTCCGGTGCTCGTCAACGAGAATATGGTCGGCCACAAGCTTGGCGAATTTGCCGTCACCCGGACCTTCAAGGGTCACGGTGGCGACAAGAAGTCGAGCAGGTAA
- the rplD gene encoding 50S ribosomal protein L4: protein MELVITGSNNKVSVSEAVFGREFSEDLVHQVVVAYRNAGRAGTKAQKTRSEVAGTTKKSKKQKGGGARHGALTAPIFVGGGVTFAAKPRSFEQKVNRKMYRAAICAIFSELNRQGRLMIVDAFDLEATKTKDLIEKLKGLDVGKRPLIVTEEASEHLYLSARNLPYVQVRDVQGLDPVALVGADTVVITADAVKKVEEWLA, encoded by the coding sequence ATGGAACTCGTTATCACGGGTAGCAACAACAAGGTCTCGGTCTCCGAAGCCGTGTTTGGTCGCGAATTCAGCGAAGATCTGGTTCACCAGGTCGTCGTTGCTTATCGCAACGCCGGCCGCGCCGGTACCAAGGCACAGAAGACGCGTTCGGAAGTTGCGGGCACGACCAAGAAGTCGAAGAAGCAGAAGGGTGGCGGTGCGCGTCATGGCGCGCTGACGGCTCCGATCTTCGTCGGCGGCGGCGTGACCTTCGCGGCCAAGCCGCGAAGCTTCGAGCAGAAGGTCAACCGCAAGATGTACCGAGCGGCCATCTGCGCGATCTTCTCCGAGCTGAACCGTCAGGGCCGTCTGATGATCGTGGACGCGTTCGACCTCGAAGCGACCAAGACCAAGGACCTGATCGAAAAGCTCAAGGGACTGGATGTGGGCAAGCGCCCGCTGATCGTCACTGAAGAAGCTTCCGAGCACCTGTATCTGTCCGCCCGCAATCTGCCGTATGTGCAGGTGCGTGACGTGCAGGGTCTGGATCCGGTCGCTCTGGTCGGGGCCGATACGGTCGTGATCACCGCCGATGCGGTCAAGAAGGTCGAGGAGTGGCTGGCATGA
- the rplW gene encoding 50S ribosomal protein L23: MSSNEKIFSVLRAPRVSEKTARLQEISNQYVFEVSNEATKADVKAAVEQLFDVKVKAVNVVNVKGKSKSFRNRAGNRGNWRKAYVRLVDGQSIDVTAKA; the protein is encoded by the coding sequence ATGAGCAGCAACGAAAAAATCTTCAGCGTGCTGCGTGCTCCGCGAGTCTCCGAAAAGACCGCGCGCCTGCAGGAAATCTCCAACCAGTATGTCTTCGAAGTTTCGAACGAAGCCACCAAAGCCGATGTAAAGGCCGCGGTTGAGCAGCTGTTCGACGTCAAGGTCAAGGCAGTCAACGTGGTCAACGTCAAGGGCAAAAGCAAGTCCTTCCGTAACCGTGCTGGCAACCGTGGCAATTGGCGCAAGGCGTACGTCCGCCTGGTTGATGGTCAGTCCATCGACGTAACGGCCAAGGCCTGA
- the rplC gene encoding 50S ribosomal protein L3 gives MTKKYSLGFVGRKAGMSRIFTEDGRSVPVTLIEATPNRIAQIKTVEVDGYSAVQITVGARRAALVNKPAAGHFAKAKVEAGRGLWEFRVEDAHLGDFAVGGEIKADIFEVGQKVDVQGVTKGKGFQGTIKRYNFRMGDATHGNSLSHRAPGSLGQRQTPGRVFPGKKMSGHMGAVQQSTQNLEVVKVDVERGLIAIHGAVPGAAGGDVIVRPASKA, from the coding sequence ATGACGAAGAAATATTCGTTGGGCTTCGTGGGCCGCAAGGCTGGTATGAGCCGCATCTTCACTGAAGACGGCCGCTCGGTACCGGTCACGCTGATCGAAGCAACTCCGAACCGCATCGCGCAGATCAAGACCGTCGAAGTTGACGGCTATAGCGCCGTGCAGATTACCGTTGGCGCCCGTCGTGCCGCGCTGGTCAACAAGCCGGCTGCAGGCCACTTCGCGAAGGCGAAGGTGGAAGCGGGTCGCGGCCTGTGGGAATTCCGTGTTGAAGATGCCCATCTCGGCGATTTCGCCGTCGGCGGCGAAATCAAGGCGGACATCTTCGAGGTCGGCCAGAAAGTAGACGTCCAGGGCGTCACCAAGGGTAAGGGTTTCCAGGGCACCATCAAGCGCTACAACTTCCGTATGGGCGATGCAACTCACGGTAACTCGCTGTCGCATCGCGCGCCGGGTTCGTTGGGTCAGCGCCAGACCCCGGGTCGCGTTTTCCCGGGTAAGAAGATGTCGGGCCACATGGGCGCCGTGCAGCAAAGCACGCAGAACCTGGAAGTGGTCAAGGTCGACGTCGAGCGTGGTCTGATTGCTATCCACGGCGCCGTACCTGGCGCAGCTGGTGGCGACGTGATCGTCCGTCCGGCGAGCAAGGCATAA
- the rplB gene encoding 50S ribosomal protein L2, which yields MPLMKFKPTSPGRRSAVRVVTPDLHKGAPHAALLDSQSKSGGRNHHGRITVRHVGGGHKQHYRIIDFKRNKEGIPARVERIEYDPNRTAHIALLCYVDGERCYIIAPKGLKAGDQVIAGANAPIKTGNTLPLRNIPVGTTVHGIELKPGKGAQIARAAGAAVQLVAREGIYATLRLRSGEMRKVPVECRATIGEVGNDEHNLEKLGKAGAKRWRGVRPTVRGAAMNPVDHPHGGGEAKAGQGNPHPVTPWGVPTKGYKTRKNKRTQQFIVRDRRG from the coding sequence ATGCCATTGATGAAGTTCAAACCCACCTCTCCCGGCCGTCGTTCTGCCGTGCGCGTGGTTACTCCCGATCTGCACAAGGGCGCACCGCACGCGGCGCTGCTCGACTCGCAGAGCAAGTCCGGTGGTCGTAACCACCACGGCCGCATCACCGTGCGTCACGTCGGTGGTGGCCACAAGCAGCACTACCGCATCATCGACTTCAAGCGCAACAAGGAAGGCATTCCGGCGCGTGTGGAGCGGATTGAATACGATCCGAACCGTACCGCTCATATCGCCCTGCTGTGCTACGTCGACGGCGAACGCTGCTACATCATCGCCCCCAAAGGCCTGAAGGCGGGCGACCAGGTCATTGCCGGTGCCAATGCACCGATCAAGACCGGAAACACGCTGCCGCTGCGCAACATCCCGGTCGGTACGACGGTTCACGGTATCGAGCTGAAGCCGGGTAAAGGCGCTCAGATCGCACGCGCTGCCGGTGCAGCCGTCCAGCTGGTCGCTCGCGAAGGCATCTATGCCACGCTGCGTCTGCGCTCGGGCGAAATGCGCAAGGTGCCGGTCGAGTGCCGCGCCACCATTGGCGAAGTCGGCAACGACGAGCACAACCTCGAGAAGTTGGGCAAGGCCGGTGCCAAGCGTTGGCGCGGTGTTCGCCCGACCGTTCGCGGTGCGGCCATGAACCCGGTCGATCACCCGCACGGTGGTGGTGAAGCGAAGGCTGGTCAGGGTAATCCGCATCCGGTCACCCCGTGGGGTGTTCCGACCAAGGGTTACAAGACGCGCAAGAACAAGCGCACCCAGCAATTCATCGTCCGCGATCGTAGGGGCTAA